In a single window of the Candidatus Deferrimicrobiaceae bacterium genome:
- a CDS encoding permease-like cell division protein FtsX, whose translation MTFLSLLRVDWKMARKTLAREWVNRFAMFFILAGFLLTLLASGGVNRFLSEQWVVNAVFRTNVSAAEGAGIASKAEKLPGVRAVTYKDPEAAWKEFLVDYPGLESLRTDGSYPVPGYLTIRLQPERLTVGDIASVENALRPLPQVEKVYTGAQSLPRLLKVREWINLSLWGFFALLAVVFFAVCALQESVRACALRPDFAFLEDRGISSRSIMLARGGGSAIIAALLVLPAIGASAALLVYAGNRFPSLASVVGPVDALANPGAFPTILVFAVSVPVLIFAASLYGWRASSPRKPNR comes from the coding sequence GTGACCTTCCTCTCGTTGCTCCGGGTCGACTGGAAGATGGCACGGAAGACCCTTGCCCGGGAATGGGTCAACCGGTTTGCCATGTTCTTCATTCTGGCCGGCTTTCTCCTGACCCTGCTTGCATCGGGAGGCGTCAACCGGTTCCTCTCCGAGCAGTGGGTGGTCAATGCCGTTTTCCGCACGAATGTCTCCGCCGCCGAGGGAGCCGGCATCGCCTCGAAGGCCGAAAAGCTGCCCGGTGTCCGAGCCGTCACCTACAAGGATCCGGAGGCGGCCTGGAAAGAGTTCCTGGTCGACTATCCGGGGCTCGAATCGTTGCGGACCGACGGGAGTTATCCCGTTCCCGGTTACCTGACCATCCGTCTTCAGCCCGAGCGCCTGACCGTGGGCGACATCGCCTCGGTCGAGAACGCGCTCCGGCCGCTCCCACAGGTCGAGAAGGTCTATACCGGCGCCCAGTCGCTTCCCCGCCTGCTCAAGGTGCGCGAATGGATCAACCTTTCGCTCTGGGGTTTCTTCGCGCTTCTCGCCGTCGTCTTCTTCGCCGTCTGCGCCTTGCAGGAATCGGTGCGCGCCTGCGCACTCAGACCCGACTTCGCGTTTCTCGAGGATCGCGGGATCTCGTCCCGCAGCATCATGCTGGCGCGCGGGGGAGGCAGCGCCATCATTGCCGCGTTGCTTGTCCTGCCGGCCATTGGAGCCTCCGCCGCGCTGCTGGTTTACGCGGGCAACCGATTCCCGTCGCTGGCGTCCGTCGTAGGACCGGTCGATGCGCTGGCGAACCCCGGCGCCTTTCCGACGATCCTGGTCTTTGCCGTCTCGGTTCCGGTCCTGATCTTCGCTGCGTCGCTTTACGGATGGCGGGCCTCCAGCCCTCGCAAACCCAATCGATGA
- a CDS encoding GAF domain-containing protein has translation MKKIYGSLGFKLILASMFLALVTISLGGVMVYKISEDAIKVDAQKTARDLAREMSSFKSEGSEDNGKLVDALTSMKVDKFGAAWVMDRNGFLIAHMDPKFRNMVEAQTYIGDTYVNLNVAEQPIQQLGEKNLVHKAKLQELLEKFDGGFGTYTFLGDNKIIAFRVIKEKGWLVAVDQPISTAFSELDRIKRMIMITCVAMAVLVMAFTWFAMRIIIRPYYKEQEESNLRLEMMNQELMASRKKLEKAGNSLTRLYDLSIAMQYSGFLESHLPLVLGVAQERFDVDRILLMMPDEEGKLLRCRASVGNVFESEEKIAVPLSAQGGAMARVFMTKQTLHFDGATSLPADLRLVPPHSQIRSLRSKAFAVFPLASKDRVIGVLGVDNKMSRRPLTGEDVQAIEDFAYKMASLIENTIQVQSIRKAAQEMENRDRLTGLFHIRHVKGLADEFIASAVRDHAPFAAGLLYLANFKEYNELNGYQRGDFVLQKTAELLKGQEVMGVVPARCFGATFLALFPGKNREQGQYLVDQFMKELGQFAFYGEKRLSEGRLVFRTSVLEYNRDSGQTFDEFFGSLETLENDGQG, from the coding sequence GTGAAAAAAATCTACGGTTCCCTCGGTTTCAAACTCATCCTGGCCTCGATGTTCCTGGCGCTGGTCACAATCAGCCTCGGCGGCGTCATGGTCTATAAAATCAGCGAAGACGCCATCAAGGTCGACGCACAGAAAACCGCACGCGACCTGGCCCGCGAGATGAGCTCCTTCAAGTCCGAGGGATCCGAGGACAACGGCAAGCTGGTCGACGCATTGACCTCGATGAAGGTCGACAAGTTCGGCGCCGCCTGGGTAATGGATCGCAACGGCTTTCTGATCGCGCACATGGATCCGAAATTCCGGAACATGGTCGAGGCGCAGACCTACATCGGCGATACCTACGTCAATCTCAACGTGGCCGAACAGCCGATCCAGCAGCTCGGCGAAAAGAATCTGGTCCACAAGGCCAAGCTCCAGGAGTTGCTCGAAAAGTTCGACGGCGGGTTCGGAACCTACACCTTCCTGGGCGACAACAAGATCATCGCGTTCCGCGTCATCAAGGAAAAAGGGTGGTTGGTCGCCGTAGACCAACCGATCTCAACCGCCTTTTCCGAACTCGACCGGATCAAGCGCATGATCATGATCACTTGTGTGGCGATGGCCGTGCTCGTCATGGCGTTTACCTGGTTCGCCATGCGCATCATCATCCGCCCCTACTACAAAGAACAGGAAGAATCCAACCTCCGACTCGAAATGATGAACCAGGAGCTCATGGCGTCACGAAAGAAACTCGAGAAAGCAGGCAACAGTCTCACGCGGCTTTACGATCTCAGCATTGCGATGCAGTACTCCGGCTTCCTCGAATCTCACTTGCCGCTGGTGCTGGGCGTCGCCCAGGAACGGTTCGACGTCGACCGCATCCTGCTCATGATGCCCGATGAAGAAGGCAAGTTGCTGCGTTGCCGTGCCTCGGTCGGCAACGTGTTCGAATCCGAAGAGAAGATCGCCGTGCCCCTGTCGGCCCAGGGGGGGGCGATGGCCCGCGTATTCATGACCAAACAGACCCTCCATTTCGACGGCGCGACATCGCTGCCCGCCGACCTTCGACTTGTCCCCCCGCATTCCCAGATCCGCTCCCTCCGGTCGAAGGCCTTCGCGGTGTTCCCGCTCGCGTCCAAGGACAGGGTCATCGGGGTCCTGGGGGTCGATAACAAGATGAGCCGCCGCCCGTTGACGGGCGAAGACGTTCAGGCGATCGAAGACTTCGCCTACAAGATGGCTTCCCTCATCGAAAACACGATTCAGGTCCAAAGCATCCGGAAGGCCGCGCAAGAGATGGAAAATCGCGATCGGCTGACCGGGCTGTTCCACATTCGACACGTCAAGGGGCTGGCGGACGAATTCATCGCGTCCGCCGTTCGGGACCATGCGCCCTTTGCCGCCGGTCTCCTTTACCTTGCCAACTTCAAGGAATACAACGAGCTCAACGGATATCAGCGCGGAGATTTCGTCCTCCAGAAGACGGCGGAGCTGCTCAAGGGGCAGGAGGTCATGGGCGTGGTCCCCGCCCGGTGCTTCGGCGCGACTTTCCTGGCGCTCTTCCCCGGAAAGAACCGCGAGCAGGGTCAGTACCTCGTCGACCAGTTCATGAAGGAGCTCGGGCAGTTCGCCTTCTACGGCGAAAAGCGGCTTTCCGAGGGCCGTCTGGTCTTCAGGACTTCGGTGCTCGAGTACAACCGGGACTCCGGCCAGACCTTCGACGAATTCTTCGGTTCGCTCGAGACGCTCGAAAACGACGGTCAGGGCTGA
- the murI gene encoding glutamate racemase, with product MDRPIGVFDSGVGGLTVLRELVRTLPQERFVYIGDTARVPYGTKSRETVTRYAIEIANHLIVRHDIKMLVVACNTASSLSLPVLRKIYKIPVVGMVDPCVRRAAALPLRTSIGVIGTAGTIRSGAYDEALRVAIAGAEVRSLACPLFVALVEEGVTANAITRAVVAEYLEPFRQEPPDSLILGCTHYPVLKDPIREFLGDSVTLIDSGEEAAHVVDILLSEGDIKRRGDSAGDIRFLVTDDPDRFTLVGERFFGEKMASVERITL from the coding sequence GTGGATCGCCCGATCGGTGTATTCGATTCCGGCGTCGGGGGGCTGACCGTCCTCCGGGAGCTGGTCCGGACGCTTCCGCAGGAAAGGTTCGTCTATATCGGCGATACCGCCCGCGTTCCGTACGGCACGAAATCCCGTGAAACCGTCACGCGATACGCGATCGAGATCGCGAATCACCTCATCGTGCGGCACGATATCAAGATGCTCGTCGTTGCCTGCAACACCGCATCTTCGCTGTCGCTGCCCGTGCTTCGGAAAATCTACAAGATTCCCGTGGTCGGCATGGTAGACCCGTGCGTGCGTCGCGCCGCGGCATTGCCGCTTCGCACCTCGATCGGGGTGATCGGCACGGCCGGGACCATCCGGTCCGGCGCCTACGATGAGGCGTTGCGCGTCGCCATCGCGGGCGCGGAGGTCCGATCCCTCGCCTGCCCGCTCTTCGTGGCGCTGGTCGAGGAAGGCGTCACCGCCAACGCCATCACGCGGGCGGTGGTCGCGGAATACCTCGAGCCCTTCCGGCAGGAGCCGCCCGATTCGCTGATCCTCGGGTGCACGCACTACCCGGTGCTCAAGGACCCCATCCGCGAATTCCTGGGCGACTCGGTCACCCTGATCGATTCCGGCGAGGAGGCGGCGCATGTCGTCGACATCCTGCTTTCCGAAGGCGACATCAAGCGGCGGGGCGACTCCGCGGGTGACATCCGCTTCCTCGTGACGGACGACCCCGACCGTTTCACGCTGGTCGGCGAACGATTCTTCGGAGAAAAGATGGCATCGGTCGAAAGGATCACGCTGTGA
- a CDS encoding sulfide/dihydroorotate dehydrogenase-like FAD/NAD-binding protein: MFPIVESREIAKNVFFQKIQAPRVAKKRKAGQFLVLRKGEQGERIPLTIVNSDPVEGTVTIIFQVVGKSTAELSQMKAGEALQDVVGPLGLATHVENFGTVVCVCGGIGTAPLLPIATSIKNAGNKLVSIVGARNKDLIILEDEMKAISDELIVTTDDGSYAKKGFVTTALQEMIDAKTKIDLVIAIGPVPMMRAVSEVTRPHNIKTMVSLNPIMVDATGMCGACRVTVGGETKFVCVDGPEFDGHLVDFKELTMRNRAYLREEKVAMEKFEHKDGKCMGGSN; encoded by the coding sequence GTGTTTCCAATCGTAGAAAGCAGAGAGATCGCCAAGAACGTCTTCTTCCAGAAGATCCAGGCTCCCCGCGTCGCGAAGAAGCGCAAGGCAGGCCAGTTCCTCGTCCTTCGCAAGGGCGAGCAGGGCGAGCGCATTCCGCTCACCATCGTCAACTCCGATCCCGTCGAAGGCACCGTCACCATCATCTTCCAGGTCGTGGGAAAGTCCACCGCCGAGCTTTCGCAGATGAAGGCGGGGGAAGCGCTTCAGGACGTCGTCGGGCCGCTGGGTCTCGCGACCCACGTCGAGAACTTCGGCACCGTGGTTTGCGTCTGCGGCGGCATCGGCACCGCGCCGCTGCTTCCCATCGCCACCTCGATCAAGAACGCCGGCAACAAGCTGGTCTCCATCGTCGGCGCCCGCAACAAGGACCTCATCATCCTCGAGGACGAGATGAAGGCGATCTCCGACGAACTCATCGTCACGACCGACGACGGTTCCTACGCCAAAAAGGGCTTCGTCACCACCGCCCTGCAGGAAATGATCGACGCCAAGACCAAGATCGACCTGGTTATCGCCATCGGCCCCGTGCCGATGATGCGCGCCGTCTCCGAAGTGACACGCCCCCATAACATCAAGACGATGGTCAGCCTCAACCCGATCATGGTCGACGCGACCGGCATGTGCGGCGCCTGCCGCGTCACGGTCGGGGGCGAAACCAAGTTCGTCTGCGTCGACGGCCCCGAGTTCGACGGGCATCTGGTCGACTTCAAGGAACTCACGATGCGAAATCGGGCCTATCTCCGCGAAGAGAAGGTCGCGATGGAGAAATTCGAACACAAGGATGGCAAGTGCATGGGAGGGTCCAACTAA
- a CDS encoding homocysteine S-methyltransferase family protein, which translates to MTKASTGTEKFRKMIADSLTLWDGAMGTMLQARGLLPRGAVPEELCLSNPESLTEIHAAYVAAGSMAVTTNSFGANRVKLAEYGLEAQVAQINAAAVGAARKAAGPGRLVAGSIGPTGKFVAPLGPLDFREAVDIFSEQIRALAGAGADLLIAETMMDLRELKAVLVAAREVCALPVVTMMTFEGSGATLLGTTPEAFGVTASAMGADAVGMNCSLGPDAMFPLIERLYAVSSVPVIVQPNAGMPTLSGDTTVFPMGPDEFGDYAARFKAMGVSIVGGCCGTTPDHIRAAAREIGIVQGRVVPRTSRPIIPEPGLRVASRGRVTTVGGGAFIVVGERINPTGKKAFAEELRRGELSSVTREAREQAEKGADILDVNVGTPGVDEPALMRQAVFAANVAADLPVMIDASDVEALRTGLESADGLPVLNSVTGEKKKLAAVLPLAAKYGAALVCLPFDEHGIPDTAAGRLAITRRIVRAALKAGVKKEMLLVDGLTTTVSASADAARVTLDTVQAVREKLALPTMLGLSNVSFGLPNRALVNRAFLGLAMARGLSAAIINPHDAGMADAAVAARLLAGEPGSADRYVERFAGTGSGPETVLAVAVEDDPLRAVSSAVIRGDAKAVVAAVERLLSSGMPPLEISAKGLLPGMEEVGRRFERNIVFLPQVMASAEAMKSGFTLVKAAMGGSRAESKGRILLATVEGDVHDIGKNIVATLLENHGFDVIDLGKNVPSARIIAEAKRQRADVVGLSALMTTTMTEMKHVIARLTAEGIQTVTIIGGAVVTEEFASRIGATLYASDGMDAVRKLTAALAGAAGKRG; encoded by the coding sequence GTGACGAAGGCTTCGACGGGGACCGAAAAGTTCCGGAAAATGATCGCCGATTCCCTGACGCTCTGGGACGGAGCGATGGGAACCATGCTGCAGGCTCGCGGCCTCCTTCCCCGCGGCGCCGTTCCCGAGGAACTGTGCCTCTCCAATCCCGAGTCGCTGACCGAGATCCACGCCGCCTACGTCGCGGCAGGATCGATGGCCGTCACGACCAACAGCTTCGGAGCCAATCGGGTCAAGCTGGCAGAGTACGGTCTCGAGGCTCAGGTCGCGCAGATCAACGCCGCTGCGGTCGGTGCGGCCAGAAAAGCGGCGGGACCGGGGAGATTGGTTGCGGGATCGATCGGCCCGACGGGCAAGTTCGTCGCGCCGCTGGGACCGCTCGATTTCCGCGAAGCCGTCGATATATTTTCCGAGCAGATCCGGGCATTGGCGGGCGCGGGGGCCGATCTGCTGATCGCCGAGACGATGATGGACCTGCGGGAGCTCAAGGCCGTGCTGGTGGCGGCGCGAGAGGTATGCGCGCTGCCTGTCGTCACGATGATGACGTTCGAGGGGAGCGGCGCGACGCTCCTGGGCACGACTCCCGAGGCCTTCGGCGTCACGGCGTCCGCCATGGGGGCCGATGCCGTAGGGATGAACTGCTCTCTGGGTCCCGATGCCATGTTCCCCCTGATCGAGCGCCTCTACGCCGTCTCGAGCGTTCCCGTGATCGTTCAGCCCAACGCCGGCATGCCGACGCTGTCCGGCGACACGACCGTCTTCCCGATGGGGCCCGACGAGTTCGGCGACTACGCCGCACGGTTCAAGGCCATGGGTGTGTCGATCGTCGGCGGCTGTTGCGGCACGACGCCCGACCACATCCGGGCTGCCGCACGCGAGATCGGGATCGTCCAAGGGCGTGTTGTTCCCAGAACATCCCGCCCCATCATCCCCGAGCCGGGATTGCGGGTCGCGTCGCGCGGACGGGTGACGACGGTGGGCGGAGGCGCATTCATCGTCGTCGGGGAGCGCATCAATCCCACCGGCAAGAAAGCGTTCGCCGAGGAGCTGCGTCGCGGGGAACTGTCCTCCGTCACACGCGAAGCGCGCGAGCAGGCCGAGAAGGGCGCCGACATCCTCGACGTCAACGTCGGGACTCCGGGCGTCGACGAGCCGGCGCTGATGCGGCAAGCCGTCTTTGCGGCCAACGTGGCGGCCGATCTTCCGGTCATGATCGATGCCTCCGACGTCGAGGCCCTTCGGACGGGGCTCGAAAGCGCCGACGGCCTGCCCGTGCTCAACAGCGTCACCGGCGAAAAGAAGAAGCTGGCCGCCGTGCTGCCGCTCGCGGCGAAATACGGCGCCGCCCTGGTGTGCCTGCCGTTCGACGAGCACGGGATACCCGATACGGCGGCGGGCCGGCTTGCGATCACGCGCCGGATCGTCCGTGCGGCTCTCAAAGCCGGCGTAAAAAAGGAGATGCTGCTCGTCGACGGCCTGACGACGACGGTCAGCGCCTCGGCCGATGCGGCGCGGGTCACGCTCGACACGGTGCAGGCGGTGCGCGAGAAGCTTGCGCTGCCGACCATGCTGGGGCTGAGCAATGTCTCGTTCGGGCTCCCCAACCGGGCGCTGGTCAACCGGGCGTTCCTGGGGCTGGCCATGGCGCGTGGGCTGTCGGCTGCCATCATCAATCCTCACGACGCCGGAATGGCCGACGCGGCCGTCGCCGCCCGGCTCCTGGCCGGGGAGCCCGGTTCCGCCGATCGCTACGTCGAACGGTTCGCCGGGACGGGCAGCGGTCCCGAAACGGTCCTGGCGGTCGCGGTCGAGGACGACCCGCTCCGGGCGGTGTCCTCCGCCGTCATCCGGGGCGACGCGAAGGCGGTCGTCGCGGCCGTCGAGCGGCTGCTGTCCTCCGGCATGCCTCCGCTCGAGATCAGTGCGAAAGGGCTTCTGCCGGGCATGGAGGAGGTCGGGCGCCGCTTCGAGCGCAACATCGTCTTCCTCCCCCAGGTCATGGCGTCTGCCGAGGCGATGAAATCCGGTTTCACGCTCGTCAAGGCCGCGATGGGCGGCAGCCGGGCCGAATCGAAGGGCCGCATCCTCCTGGCCACCGTCGAGGGCGACGTCCACGACATCGGGAAGAACATCGTGGCGACGCTGCTCGAGAATCACGGGTTCGACGTGATCGACCTGGGGAAGAACGTGCCCTCCGCCCGGATCATCGCGGAGGCGAAGCGCCAGCGCGCCGACGTCGTGGGGCTGTCGGCGCTGATGACGACCACGATGACCGAGATGAAGCATGTCATCGCGCGCCTCACCGCAGAAGGAATCCAGACCGTCACCATCATCGGCGGCGCGGTCGTGACCGAAGAGTTCGCTTCCCGTATCGGCGCGACGCTATACGCATCCGACGGAATGGACGCCGTCCGCAAGCTGACGGCGGCGCTTGCCGGGGCAGCCGGGAAAAGGGGGTAG
- a CDS encoding 2-hydroxyacyl-CoA dehydratase, giving the protein MRVGFTTTIPVELLFAGGHTPVDLNNIFIASDSPGDFIRMAESDGFPRNCCGWIKGIYGVVRAHGFRDIVAVTQGDCSYTQALMEVLMHRGVNVTPFAFPFDRDPVLLTNELEKMASRFGATPADGERWKKTLDAVRAPVHEIDRLTWESGQVTGEENHLWLVGCSDFEGDPSSYAARAREFLAGASTRPARTGGPRIGFVGVPPIVSGLHGAFEAAGARVVFNEVSRQFAMPGPSATLLEQYLRYTYPYSIFDRLEDIKNEVKRRGIDGVVHYVQSFCFRQIEDILLREKIGLPVLTLEGENPGPVDERTRIRIEAFVEMLTA; this is encoded by the coding sequence GTGCGAGTAGGATTCACGACAACCATTCCCGTCGAGCTGCTCTTCGCGGGCGGACACACGCCGGTCGACCTCAACAACATCTTCATCGCCTCCGACTCGCCCGGCGACTTCATCCGGATGGCCGAAAGCGACGGATTCCCCCGGAACTGCTGCGGCTGGATCAAGGGGATCTACGGCGTCGTGCGCGCCCATGGATTCCGCGACATCGTGGCCGTCACGCAAGGCGATTGCAGCTACACGCAGGCGCTGATGGAAGTTTTGATGCACCGCGGCGTCAACGTGACCCCCTTCGCGTTCCCGTTCGATCGCGACCCCGTCCTTCTCACGAACGAGCTCGAAAAGATGGCGTCCCGCTTCGGGGCAACGCCGGCCGACGGCGAGCGATGGAAAAAGACGCTGGACGCCGTCCGCGCTCCCGTGCACGAAATCGACCGCCTGACCTGGGAAAGCGGCCAGGTCACAGGCGAGGAGAACCACTTGTGGCTCGTCGGCTGTTCCGATTTCGAGGGGGACCCGTCGAGTTACGCGGCCCGCGCCCGGGAATTCCTCGCCGGGGCCTCCACAAGACCCGCGCGCACCGGCGGGCCGCGCATCGGCTTCGTCGGCGTTCCCCCGATCGTCTCCGGATTGCACGGAGCGTTCGAGGCGGCCGGGGCCCGGGTCGTCTTCAACGAGGTATCCCGGCAGTTCGCGATGCCGGGACCGTCGGCCACCCTGCTGGAGCAGTACCTTCGCTACACCTACCCCTATTCCATCTTTGACCGCCTCGAAGACATCAAAAACGAGGTGAAGCGCCGCGGGATAGACGGGGTCGTCCACTATGTCCAGTCGTTCTGCTTCCGGCAGATCGAGGATATCCTGCTCCGCGAAAAGATCGGCCTGCCGGTGCTGACGCTCGAAGGCGAAAACCCTGGACCCGTCGATGAACGAACCCGCATCCGGATCGAGGCGTTCGTCGAGATGCTGACCGCATGA
- the yihA gene encoding ribosome biogenesis GTP-binding protein YihA/YsxC, translated as MARHPGPPPRFLIFDSTGEAWPKVVLPQVAFAGRSNVGKSSLLNALTGQKHLARTSRTPGRTRGIVFFEIEGRYAFADLPGYGFAKVSKDERDSWKTLLESYFSSSRWLRKVYLLVDLRRGPEEEERMLAEYLSAAGVSYRWIATKADKLKRSELPGALARFSGTGWLDAGGPAAVCSAETKDGIDALWKDIRNAFSS; from the coding sequence TTGGCCAGGCATCCGGGACCCCCCCCGCGCTTCCTCATCTTCGATTCCACCGGAGAGGCGTGGCCCAAGGTCGTCCTTCCCCAGGTCGCATTCGCCGGGAGATCCAACGTCGGCAAGTCGTCGCTCCTCAACGCGCTGACCGGCCAAAAACACCTTGCGCGCACGAGTCGCACACCGGGCCGGACCCGCGGGATCGTGTTCTTCGAAATCGAAGGCCGTTATGCCTTCGCCGACCTTCCCGGCTATGGGTTCGCCAAGGTGTCGAAAGACGAGCGGGATTCATGGAAGACGCTGCTCGAAAGCTACTTTTCGTCTTCCCGATGGCTCCGGAAGGTGTACCTGCTTGTCGACCTCCGGCGCGGTCCCGAGGAAGAGGAGCGGATGCTGGCCGAATACCTATCCGCCGCCGGCGTATCATACCGCTGGATCGCGACCAAGGCAGACAAGCTGAAGCGGAGCGAATTACCGGGAGCTCTTGCGCGTTTTTCCGGGACGGGCTGGCTCGATGCGGGGGGACCCGCAGCCGTATGTTCGGCCGAGACGAAGGACGGGATCGACGCACTCTGGAAAGACATCCGTAACGCTTTTTCATCTTGA
- a CDS encoding ATP-binding cassette domain-containing protein codes for MLESFRIGIIGRAGTLFDGFDAAFREGEVWALTGPPASGKSRLLGVLHGDCRPAAGDVLSGGTSLYRGTPDAVAHHHRTAGLVAERLDAGAHTVGDLFRLSALAADDVPEPERKAREVALLSLVGLQGGADFRFASLSQSEQVRAAIAVELFRGPKVLLLDTPLARAGKEWMEMLIALFRALAREGRIVVFAERELPPGFPMKPVAEGVRSGPFVLTQLVSGAGEASR; via the coding sequence ATGCTTGAGTCCTTTCGAATCGGCATCATCGGCCGTGCCGGGACGTTGTTCGACGGATTCGACGCCGCCTTCCGCGAAGGCGAGGTCTGGGCCCTGACGGGCCCGCCCGCGTCGGGTAAAAGCCGGTTGCTCGGAGTGCTGCACGGAGATTGCCGACCGGCGGCGGGCGACGTCCTGTCCGGCGGCACCTCGCTCTATCGGGGGACTCCCGATGCGGTGGCTCACCATCACCGCACGGCGGGTCTCGTGGCCGAGCGTCTCGATGCCGGCGCCCACACGGTGGGTGACCTGTTCCGCCTGAGCGCGCTGGCGGCCGACGATGTTCCGGAGCCCGAACGCAAGGCGCGCGAAGTGGCGCTGCTCTCGCTCGTGGGTTTGCAAGGGGGCGCGGACTTCCGCTTCGCTTCGCTGTCGCAATCCGAACAGGTCCGTGCCGCGATCGCAGTCGAATTATTCCGGGGGCCCAAGGTGCTGTTGCTCGACACCCCGCTGGCCCGGGCCGGGAAGGAGTGGATGGAAATGCTGATCGCCTTGTTCCGGGCGCTGGCCCGAGAAGGCCGGATCGTCGTGTTTGCCGAGCGGGAGCTGCCTCCCGGGTTTCCGATGAAACCAGTGGCGGAGGGCGTTCGCTCCGGCCCATTCGTCTTGACGCAGCTTGTTTCCGGCGCCGGGGAGGCCTCCAGGTGA
- the gltA gene encoding NADPH-dependent glutamate synthase: MAEITPKPRPKPFSIPRQPMPEQPASVRVKNFNEVPYGFTADLAVLEAQRCIQCKNPACVKGCPVSVKIPEFIDLVAKGKFAEAARKIKETNALPAVCGRVCPQEEQCEAPCVLGKKGDPVAIGRLERFVADFERVTGNVEIPKPGASTGKKVAIVGGGPAGLTVAGDLVAFGHDVTIFEALHKAGGVLMYGIPEFRLPKDIVQAEVEYIQKCGAKLECDVVIGKTITIDELLEEEGFDAVFVGTGAGLPYFMNIPGENLIGVYSANEYLTRANLMKAYDFPTSDTPLSKVKNVAVVGGGNVAMDSARTAKRMGAENVYLIYRRSKKEMPARIEEIHHAEEEGIDFRLLNNPLQFIGNEDGWVTEVECQVMELGEPDASGRRRPVPVKDSEYKLPVDVVIMSIGNGANPLVPATTPGLDTNKWGNILADQETGKTSKKGVFAGGDIVIGAATVILAMGAGRKAAAAIHDYLMTGNW, from the coding sequence ATGGCCGAAATCACCCCCAAACCGCGCCCGAAACCGTTCAGCATCCCCCGGCAGCCGATGCCCGAGCAGCCGGCCTCGGTCCGGGTCAAGAATTTCAACGAAGTCCCCTACGGTTTCACAGCCGATCTGGCCGTTCTCGAGGCGCAGCGCTGCATTCAGTGCAAGAACCCGGCATGCGTGAAGGGTTGCCCCGTCAGCGTCAAGATCCCCGAGTTCATCGATCTGGTCGCCAAGGGAAAGTTTGCCGAGGCCGCAAGGAAGATCAAGGAAACCAATGCGCTTCCCGCAGTGTGCGGCCGAGTTTGCCCGCAGGAAGAGCAGTGCGAGGCGCCCTGCGTGCTCGGCAAGAAAGGCGACCCGGTGGCCATCGGCCGCCTCGAGCGCTTTGTCGCCGATTTCGAGCGGGTCACCGGCAATGTCGAGATCCCCAAGCCCGGCGCTTCCACCGGCAAGAAGGTCGCCATCGTCGGCGGCGGTCCCGCCGGTCTAACCGTCGCGGGCGATCTGGTCGCCTTCGGCCACGACGTCACGATCTTCGAGGCGCTCCACAAGGCGGGCGGCGTGCTCATGTACGGCATTCCCGAGTTCCGCCTTCCGAAAGACATCGTCCAGGCCGAAGTCGAGTACATCCAGAAGTGCGGCGCCAAGCTCGAGTGCGACGTGGTCATCGGCAAGACGATCACCATCGACGAGCTTTTGGAAGAAGAAGGGTTCGACGCGGTGTTTGTCGGTACCGGCGCCGGGCTGCCCTACTTCATGAACATCCCGGGCGAGAACCTCATCGGCGTCTATTCCGCCAACGAGTACCTCACCCGCGCGAACCTGATGAAGGCGTACGACTTCCCCACTTCCGATACGCCCCTTTCCAAGGTCAAGAACGTCGCGGTCGTCGGCGGCGGCAACGTCGCCATGGATTCGGCGCGCACTGCCAAACGCATGGGCGCCGAGAACGTCTACCTCATCTACCGGCGCTCCAAGAAAGAAATGCCGGCCCGCATCGAGGAAATCCACCACGCTGAAGAAGAGGGGATCGATTTCCGGCTTCTCAACAATCCGCTCCAGTTCATCGGCAACGAGGACGGGTGGGTCACCGAGGTCGAGTGCCAGGTGATGGAGCTGGGCGAGCCTGACGCCTCGGGGCGCCGGCGGCCGGTTCCGGTCAAGGACTCCGAGTACAAGCTCCCGGTCGACGTCGTCATCATGTCGATCGGCAACGGCGCCAACCCGCTGGTCCCGGCCACAACGCCCGGGCTCGACACCAACAAGTGGGGGAACATCCTCGCCGACCAGGAAACCGGAAAGACCAGCAAGAAGGGCGTCTTCGCCGGCGGCGACATCGTCATCGGCGCCGCGACCGTCATCCTCGCGATGGGCGCGGGCCGCAAGGCTGCCGCGGCCATTCACGACTACCTGATGACCGGCAACTGGTAA